A portion of the Cryptomeria japonica chromosome 5, Sugi_1.0, whole genome shotgun sequence genome contains these proteins:
- the LOC131042046 gene encoding probable L-type lectin-domain containing receptor kinase S.7, which produces MDQKKSIVDSIEKMVGTTSEMKKVYERKLSQMEDKIKKEFKGRLTQMDNKFQKVNENLVSLVTYSHTVVKNSAKSINTMVGKLESLHQEGTTMDVDALDKKEEETIVPCKISRANLKKKFANKEIRNHPDLYHYGDGLAIFLAPFGSVPPLNCEGKWLGLFNQSTDGNSSNQIVAVEFDTFEDEPFDPDNNHVGINVNSVVSKATVALYDKSVITIASGSALDAWVDYDGLARRLEVFLTSEVRKPETPILSYDVDLTKFLPQKIKVGISPSTAYSWDVHDVGFWEFLISHDSPAPMKTPTKRNYVSIVVFTCFITVAGFALLVGLCYFRNKSGEEEDIEMDNWISEGPRKFSHAELSAATQNFSQERKLGGGGFGDVYRGILPGAKESVAVTRIFQRSKQGKKEYLSEVTIIRSLDKYIFGGTCLDWDRRHVIACDIAAALVYLHEECKERVVHRDVKASNIMLDSEYRAKLGDFGLASLIACNPGNGASTVLAGTVGYIAPECVVSRNPSTEWDVFSFGAVCLEIGCGRRVVDSSLEEHGCRLVEWVWDLHSQGKLLSAADERLNGNFDGKEMERVLQLGLLCSHPDHKARPSMRKVVNILGFDAEVPRVPLTYPVTVCVAL; this is translated from the exons ATGGACCAAAAAAAGTCAATTGTGGATTCTATTGAGAAAATGGTGGGTACAACTAGTGAGATGAAGAAAGTCTATGAGAGAAAATTGTCACAGATGGAGGATAAAATCAAGAAAGAGTTTAAGGGTAGATTGACTCAGATGGATAATAAGTTCCAAAAGGTCAATGAGAATTTGGTATCTTTGGTCACCTATAGCCACACAGTGGTGAAGAATTCTGCTAAGAGTATAAACACCATGGTAGGAAAGCTTGAATCCCTTCATCAGGAGGGTACTACAATGGAtgttgatgccttggacaaaaaagaagaagaaacaattgTGCCTTGTAAAATATCTAGAGCtaatttgaagaagaaatttgCAAATAAAGAAATTCG AAACCATCCTGATTTATACCATTACGGCGATGGGCTTGCCATCTTCCTCGCTCCTTTCGGCTCCGTGCCGCCACTAAACTGTGAAGGCAAATGGCTTGGTCTTTTTAACCAATCCACCGATGGAAATTCTTCCAATCAAATTGTTGCCGTGGAATTTGACACTTTCGAAGATGAGCCGTTTGATCCAGATAACAACCACGTGGGAATCAATGTGAACAGTGTTGTTTCAAAG GCAACTGTAGCCCTGTATGATAAATCGGTAATCACAATTGCTAGCGGAAGCGCACTGGACGCATGGGTCGATTATGACGGCTTAGCAAGGAGACTTGAAGTGTTTCTTACGTCGGAAGTGAGAAAACCAGAAACGCCAATTTTATCGTATGACGTAGACCTTACAAAGTTTCTTCCCCAAAAAATCAAGGTCGGAATTTCGCCTTCCACTGCATATTCATGGGATGTTCACGATGTTGGTTTTTGGGAGTTTTTAATATCTCATGATTCGCCGGCTCCCATGAAGACTCCCACGAAAAGGAATTATGTTTCAATAGTAGTCTTCACCTGCTTCATCACAGTCGCTGGATTTGCGCTCTTAGTGGGGTTGTGTTATTTCAGAAATAAAAGCGGCGAGGAGGAGGACATTGAGATGGACAATTGGATTAGCGAAGGACCGCGCAAGTTCTCTCATGCTGAGCTCAGCGCTGCAACTCAAAATTTTAGCCAAGAAAGAAAGCTTGGAGGGGGAGGCTTCGGCGATGTTTACAGAGGCATCTTGCCTGGCGCAAAAGAATCTGTAGccgttacaagaatattccaacgCTCCAAACAAGGCAAAAAGGAATACCTCTCGGAGGTCACGATTATCA GAAGCCTGGACAAGTATATTTTTGGGGGTACTTGTTTGGATTGGGATCGAAGGCATGTTATTGCTTGTGACATCGCAGCAGCTCTTGTCTATCTTCACGAGGAGTGCAAAGAGCGTGTGGTGCACAGGGACGTGAAGGCCAGTAACATAATGTTAGATTCTGAGTACAGAGCAAAACTTGGAGATTTTGGGCTGGCAAGCCTGATTGCATGTAATCCTGGAAATGGTGCATCGACTGTTTTGGCTGGAACAGTTGGATATATCGCACCAGAATGTGTGGTATCCCGGAACCCCAGCACAGAATGGGACGTGTTTAGCTTTGGAGCAGTATGTTTGGAAATCGGCTGCGGGAGGCGGGTAGTTGATTCCAGCTTAGAGGAGCACGGGTGCAGACTTGTGGAATGGGTTTGGGATCTTCATTCCCAGGGAAAGCTTTTGAGCGCCGCAGATGAGAGGTTGAATGGAAATTTTGATGGAAAGGAAATGGAGAGGGTGCTCCAGTTGGGGTTGCTGTGTTCTCATCCGGATCACAAAGCGAGACCGAGCATGAGAAAAGTGGTCAATATTTTAGGATTCGACGCTGAGGTACCCCGTGTTCCGCTCACTTATCCTGTAACCGTGTGTGTCGCACTCTAG